TGGCATATTTTGCTAAAACCCCTTTAGTGTAGCGAGGAGCAGGAGCCTTCCAATTCGCACGACGGCTTGCTAGTTCCTCATCACTGACATTGAGTTGAATCAAGCGCTGATGGGCATCAATGGTGATCGAGTCGCCTTCCTTTACTAAGGCGATCGCCCCACCCACAAAAGCTTCAGGAGCAACGTGACCAACTACCATGCCGTAAGTACCACCAGAGAAACGTCCATCAGTAATTAAACCCACGGAATCTCCCAAACCAGCACCGATAATTGCACTTGTTGGCGCAAGCATTTCGCGCATCCCCGGACCACCCTTAGGTCCTTCGTAACGAATGACCAGAATATCACCTGCATTGATCTTGTTAGCAAGAATCGCTGCAAGGGAATCTTCTTCTGATTCAAAAACGCGAGCAGGGCCAGTGATGATCGGATTCTTTACGCCCGAAATTTTGGCAACGGCTCCTTCTTCAGCAAGATTGCCTCTCAGAACGGCGAGATGTCCTTGCTTATACATAGGGCGATCCCAAGGGCGGATCACATCTTGATTAGCGCGAGGTTCATCAGGAATATCTTTGAGAACTTCCTCAACAGTTTGTCCAGTAATCGTGATGCAATCACCATGTAATAGACCACGTACTAAGAGCATCTTCATCACTTGAGGAATACCACCTGCTTTGTGGAGGTCAGTGGCTACATACCTTCCTGATGGCTTAAGGTCACAGATTACGGGAACACGTTCACGAATACGCTCGAAATCATCGAGATTCCATTCCACACCTGCGGAATGGGCGATCGCTAAAAAGTGTAAGACAGCATTGGTTGAACCACCGACAGCCATAACTACGGAAATAGCGTTCTCAATCGATTTACGGGTGATGATATCGCGAGGTAATAGATTATTGCGAATTGCATTGACTAAAACCGTACCAGCAAGTTCTGTATTCGCGGCTTTTTCGGGCGCAACAGCCGACATGGTGGAGGAATACATCAAGCTCATACCCATGGCTTCAAATGCTGAAGACATGGTATTTGCCGTATACATACCACCGCAGGAGCCAGCTCCGGGACAAGCATTGCGCTCAACTGAGTTGAGTCTGACTTCATCAATGCGACCTGCACTATATTGACCAACGGCTTCAAAGGAACTAACCACGGTCAAATCTTCGCCATCAAGATGTCCTGGTTCGATTGTGCCACCGTAGACAAATATAGCGGGAATATTCATTCTTGCCATTGCGATCATTGCCCCTGGCATATTCTTATCACAGCCGCCGATCGCCAAAATGCCATCCATACTCTGAGCGCTACAGGCGGTTTCGATCGAATCGGCAATTACATCACGGGACACAAGAGAATATTTCATTCCCTCAGTTCCCATGGAGATTCCGTCGCTAACGGTGATTGTGCCGAAAACTTGGGGCATCCCGTTACCAGCGCGAATTCCTGCTTCAGCGCGGATTGCTAAGGGTGCAATTCCCATATTACAGGGGGTAATTGTGCTGTGGGCGCTTGCAACACCGACAATAGGTTTTGTAAAATCCGAGTCTTGGAAACCAACGGCGCGTAACATGGCGCGGTTAGGCGATCGCTGAACGCCTTCGGTAATTGCACGACTTCTGCGATTGTCGGACATAGTTCACTTCTCTGCTATTAGCTTTATAAACTAAAACATTTTAGAATTTTTAGACACTAGAAAATACGTTTGAGTGAAAGTAATGTTTTCAGATGAAGAAATTTCTCAACTAGCCGCAGAAATTGATGCTCAATTATTGGAGGTGCGATCGCTATCTGGTGATGCGTCTCTAAAATCTGGTGATAAAGAGGCACAACTAGTTAAGCAAAATCAGGCGATCGCGACAGTCACTAAGGAACCAGCAAAGAGTTTTTTACAAAAGTTTTGGAAAGCATCCAAGGCGGATCTTTGTGAGGAAGATGGAGTGCTGTATAAGCAATGGAAGAAGTGGGGCGATCTGGA
This genomic stretch from Pseudanabaena galeata CCNP1313 harbors:
- the ilvD gene encoding dihydroxy-acid dehydratase is translated as MSDNRRSRAITEGVQRSPNRAMLRAVGFQDSDFTKPIVGVASAHSTITPCNMGIAPLAIRAEAGIRAGNGMPQVFGTITVSDGISMGTEGMKYSLVSRDVIADSIETACSAQSMDGILAIGGCDKNMPGAMIAMARMNIPAIFVYGGTIEPGHLDGEDLTVVSSFEAVGQYSAGRIDEVRLNSVERNACPGAGSCGGMYTANTMSSAFEAMGMSLMYSSTMSAVAPEKAANTELAGTVLVNAIRNNLLPRDIITRKSIENAISVVMAVGGSTNAVLHFLAIAHSAGVEWNLDDFERIRERVPVICDLKPSGRYVATDLHKAGGIPQVMKMLLVRGLLHGDCITITGQTVEEVLKDIPDEPRANQDVIRPWDRPMYKQGHLAVLRGNLAEEGAVAKISGVKNPIITGPARVFESEEDSLAAILANKINAGDILVIRYEGPKGGPGMREMLAPTSAIIGAGLGDSVGLITDGRFSGGTYGMVVGHVAPEAFVGGAIALVKEGDSITIDAHQRLIQLNVSDEELASRRANWKAPAPRYTKGVLAKYATLVSTSSKGAVTDLDLF